The proteins below are encoded in one region of Silene latifolia isolate original U9 population chromosome 2, ASM4854445v1, whole genome shotgun sequence:
- the LOC141640703 gene encoding protein FAR1-RELATED SEQUENCE 8-like, whose product MANTDVGEVDPPTKGMSFANCDDFIAYCYLYAYQRGFQFFIRSNKILDYYTKKGIMRHGTGKSEPRFYMMNRIRLCCTKGADPSKKNGYINDPTYNKCGCFVQATLKDDLIVIKKASMEHNHDDVDPANSRHMVRYRLWDEYFKRRAMMNDEAGISITKNFYTLVREVCGHANLPIKERDLRNMINQEQRRNRIKGDANALEERFIKLREIDLDLYYSLQKDEEGKLLNVFWADGRCRGMAKVFADAVSYDSTFLCNRYKMPFTPFIGVNHHGITVVLASALISHEDVISFTWVFKRWLDCMGRAPSVIIADQCRGIGKAVNDVFPNMPHRLCLWHMMRNGAKNLGSNLRYDEIKTDLNDVVYKSKDIDDFEESWELFVVKFGLRDHNWTKEVYANTARCIGRTYFVQLCYPRKVVSRRTDSSRFTLIHKQLCLPSLQITKMPYSYNNI is encoded by the exons ATGGCGAACACTGACGTTGGGGAAGTTGATCCTCCGACAAAAGGAATGTCCTTTGCCAATTGTGATGATTTTATTGCATATTGTTACTTATATGCCTATCAACGCGGGTTTCAGTTTTTTATTAGGTCTAATAAAATTTTGGATTACTATACGAAAAAAGGGATAATGCGCCATGGTACTGGGAAGAGCGAACCTCGTTTCTACATGATGAACCGAATCAGACTATGTTGCACAAAGGGGGCGGATCCGAGCAAAAAGAATGGGTATATAAACGATCCCACATATAATAAATGCGGTTGTTTCGTACAAGCAACGTTAAAAGACGATTTAATTGTCATCAAAAAAGCTAGTATGGAGCACAATCATGATGATGTCGATCCCGCTAATAGTCGTCATATGGTGAGATACCGGTTATGGGATGAATATTTTAAAAGACGGGCTATGATGAATGATGAAGCCGGTATCTCAATTACTAAAAATTTCTACACTTTGGTCAGAGAAGTTTGTGGCCATGCTAATTTACCCATAAAAGAGCGGGATTTGAGGAACATGATCAATCAAGAACAACGTCGTAATAGAATTAAAGGTGATGCAAATGCTCTTGAAGAACGATTTATCAAGCTGAGAGAAATCGATCTCGACTTATACTATTCCCTCCAAAAGGATGAAGAAGGCAAGCTCCTTAATGTGTTTTGGGCTGATGGACGTTGCAGGGGTATGGCCAAGGTATTTGCTGATGCGGTTTCTTATGACTCTACCTTCCTCTGTAACAG GTACAAAATGCCGTTTACTCCATTTATTGGTGTAAATCATCACGGTATCACTGTTGTACTAGCATCCGCTTTGATTTCACACGAGGATGTCATTAGCTTTACTTGGGTGTTTAAGAGATGGTTAGATTGTATGGGTAGAGCTCCGTCAGTTATAATCGCAGATCAATGCAGGGGGATTGGTAAGGCTGTGAATGACGTATTTCCTAATATGCCTCACCGCTTGTGTCTTTGGCACATGATGCGAAATGGAGCAAAAAATTTGGGATCGAATCTGAGGTACGATGAAATTAAGACTGACCTTAATGATGTCGTTTATAAAAGTAAAGACATCGATGACTTTGAGGAATCTTGGGAACTTTTTGTAGTTAAATTTGGCTTACGAGACCATAATTGGACCAAAGAGGTATATGCAAATACGGCCCGTTGTATTGGAAGAACATATTTTGTGCAGTTATGTTATCCACGCAAAGTAGTGAGCAGACGAACCGATTCTTCAAGATTTACTTTAATCCACAAACAACTTTGTTTACCTTCCTTGCAAATTACGAAAATGCCCTACAGTTATAATAACATATGA
- the LOC141642664 gene encoding putative 3'(2'),5'-bisphosphate nucleotidase, mitochondrial has protein sequence MDLRYSPFRFSNLTSVTPFSSSIFRHSSSNFFSIRASLPVALKKAKYFKELEAAVNVVHKSCRICVDVQKSLLSDDRRVLEKNDNTPVTIADFSVQALISLELGKLFPSIPLVAEEDSAFLRSNNLANAVLNVVKDNTSSAYNQLQEDEVLQAIDRGGNNAVAFDDKPATYWVLDPIDGTRGFLKGGSAMYVVGLALIVEGEIVLGVMGCPKWRGDFINKSVSDVQGTESESGIIMAAHTGCGTWKMKLSVMIDNLMAMNSVWEKCFVNECSTVHEACFCIPESQTWDSLPLSKSFRETSGPNNLENDQIILLPTCCGSLCKYLTVASGRASIFILRSRTRTIIKAWDHAVGMICVHEAGGKVTDWNGSQIDLAADAAARRVIFPSGGILVSNGTLHGQILELICPSAFVVV, from the exons ATGGATCTTCGATATTCTCCTTTCCGATTCTCTAATCTCACCTCTGTTACTCCCTTCTCTTCCTCCATTTTCCGCCATTCTTCCTCCAATTTCTTCTCCATAAG AGCGAGTTTGCCGGTGGCGCTGAAGAAAGCTAAGTATTTTAAAGAGCTTGAAGCTGCTGTTAATGTCGTCCACAAATCTTGCCGTATTTGCGTCGAC GTGCAGAAGTCTTTATTATCGGATGATAGAAGAGTTTTGGAGAAGAATGACAACACTCCGGTCACAATTGCGGATTTCAGCGTTCAAGCGCTCATTAGTCTAG AGCTTGGAAAGCTGTTTCCCTCGATTCCCTTGGTAGCTGAAGAGGACTCGGCTTTCTTGCGCTCTAACAATTTAGCTAATGCCGTGCTAAATGTTGTGAAGGACAACACAAGTTCCGCATATAATCAGCTGCAAGAGGATGAAGTGCTGCAAGCTATTGATAGAGGAGGGAATAATGCAGTTGCTTTTGATGACAAGCCAGCTACATACTGG GTACTTGATCCAATTGATGGTACACGAGGCTTTCTCAAAGGCGGCAGCGCCATGTATGTG GTAGGCCTGGCACTTATAGTGGAAGGAGAAATAGTTCTTGGAGTTATGGGCTGCCCGAAGTGGCGGGGGGATTTCATCAATAAATCCGTGTCCGATGTCCAAGGGACTGAATCTGAATCAGGGATCATAATGGCTGCCCATACAGGCTGTGGGACTTGGAAAATGAAGTTATCTGTTATGATAGATAATTTAATGGCCATGAATAGCGTTTGGGAAAAATGCTTTGTCAATGAATGTTCTACAGTTCATGAAGCATGTTTCTGTATACCTGAGAGTCAAACGTGGGATTCATTACCACTGTCAAAATCTTTTCGTGAAACAAGTGGGCCAAATAATCTAGAGAATGACCAAATAATACTTCTCCCAACATGCTGTGGAAG TTTATGCAAATATTTGACGGTGGCTTCAGGTAGAGCATCTATTTTCATTCTTCGATCAAGGACTCGAACAATTATAAAG GCATGGGATCACGCTGTTGGAATGATTTGTGTGCATGAAGCCGGTGGAAAG GTAACTGACTGGAATGGAAGCCAGATTGATCTTGCTGCAGACGCGGCGGCACGTAGAGTCATATTTCCATCAGGTGGTATACTGGTGTCAAATGGAACATTGCATGGTCAGATTTTGGAGTTAATATGTCCGAGTGCTTTTGTTGTAGTATAA